The genomic region AGTTTTCCCTCGCTTCTATTTTACCGCTCCTTATTATGCTTTCGATCATTTCACCGGACATTACCATATCCGAGAAGCTCTTGGTGGCACTCCCCAACATGTGGTCGATGAATGGGGCCTTCAACGTATTGATGAAAAGCATAGTGACCTCTCTTTCCAAAAGAGGTGGTCGGACTTGCGCTGCCACTTCCTCCATCGTTGGGCATATTGCTCAAACTCTCGCTttgtttcttttccatgttctgtAACGTAATTCGATCAGGTGTTATGTCTGTCACATGGCCATATTGCTTCATGAAAGCTTGCGCCAAATCTTTCCATGAACTAACTTTAGCGCGACTCAGTTGATTGTACCACCGGTTGCGTAATTCGATCAAACTGTCCTGGAAGCAATGGATTAACAGTTGATCATTGTTGACGTATCCTGTCATTCTTTGACAGAACATAGTTATATGAGCTCCAGGACAACTAGTCCCGTTGTATTTTTCAAACTCCGGCATCTTGAATTTGGAGGAGTACCGATCGAGAACCAAACTTAAATCGCTGGCGCTAACTCCACATTGGTAGTCGATGTTTTCCATGGCTCTAAATTTTCCTCTAGCCATCTACACCGCTCTTCCGCTTGTTTTGGCGTCCcgcttttaatttttccattcattaTGTCATCAAGATCCGGAACCACGGGGTTGGTAGGGTTGTCCCCAGGGTTAGAACCCGAGCCTACTTGAAAATGCACTGGTATTGAGGCGCCAGCTCGATATTGAGGTCTAGGTGCTCCTTGTGGGCCTATGTCTTGTTGTGCTTGGGTATTTGTCGGGTAAAACACGGAGGATAAACAGATCCTCCGATAATTTCTGAATTAATCACGTGGCTTTTTCCTTTATCGACCAACAATTGTGCTAGCTGGCTCATAATCTTTTGGGATTCCAATGCGTCTTGTTGAATTCTGTCCAATTGTTCCTGCATCCtatcttgcatttctttttgcatttgttcTAGCCTTTCTAACCTCTGATCCATTACTTTTGTTTGACGTCGAGTACCGTAGTAATGTTTGGTTGGtggatttttgttggtttccaggATAACTGtgacaattttgattaattagggccttcttaatgaaacttaatgcatgtaatgaaatgtaatataaatgcatgaatgcaaaggGAGGCATTggttctaattcaatttcattagaagAACTTgatttagaaaacaaatttctttacataaaatggactacatatacggctttgcccttatACTCAAAGTTTTAACACTCCTAAGGAGCTGAGCCAACTCTCGACCTCGGCTTGATTCTAATTCATAACTTAAACTTAGCACATCGCCTTGAACTGCTAAGGTTTGCGGATGATCGGCTACTTCTCGTACTTGAGTAATGACTTGTCCCATAATGTAATCTCTATCTCTAATCTGATTTTGGGCAGGATGGAACTGCTCTTGGTACTGTTCGTTATGCCTTTCAAGAAGCTCCACTCGCAGTTCAGAATTGTACAATGCGTCCTCAAGCTCTTCTATCTTTCCTTTTAGTTCTTCGATCTTATTTAAGCTCGCTCTTAGTTTGATCGTGGAGTTGCGACCACGGTATAGGTTAAGTGACTTTTCCAGCTCCGCCACCCGAGCTTTTAAGTCTGCTTTCTCATTTTGACATTCTAATAAGCTTTTCTCCAAAACGCTTTCTTGAGCTCGAACATCTTGGAATTCCCTCTCCTATTTATCCGCCTTGGTTCTTTCTTCCTTGATCTCCAGTCGCCACTGCTCTGACGTTTTGCCTAAACCGGCAGTCCTCATCGACAATCGCAACTTCTTATAATCCGTTTTTACACTGTCAAAATCCTCCTCAGCCTTGTTCTTTCCCTTCCTTAGTTTCTCGGCTTCTAGCTTGTGGACATCGACGTCTAGTCCCAAACGCATATTCTCCTCTTCCAGCTGTTCTATCTTCTTTCCCCATTCTGAACTCCTTTTTTCAAAGTCTTGTTTGATGATCTCCAATTCTGACGGAACCACCTGCAGATACTCCTCTAGAGACTGAACGCAATCTTCTCTCAACTTAGGGATGTTGTCATTGATCCTTTTACTCCACCATCGGTAATATTCAGGAGTTGTCATTGCCCCTACGGTAAATCTTTTCATCCGGTGAACTTGTTTCCAAGCGTTagatactttttgaatttttctcttATAGTTGTCATCCTTATAAGAAAACTCACATTGCGCCAACCCATGTGTTACCGGTATGAACTGTCTCTATCTATACTGTCTTAATACCAACAAAGGGGTATATCTGACaactccccaaatcccaagcaAAGGGACCCAGTTAAAGTCCCCACATCGGTATAAGATTTCATCGGGCACCATCCAAGGGGCCTTCCATTCAACATcatcctcttgaagattttggagaattgccatccatttcTCCTCCGTGATGTCGTCTCGTCTTGGTGTAGCTACTAGTTCCTTTAGTGGGGAGTAGCTTTCTGAGAAGACCCGATATGAGACTTTTTCCACCTTCCAAAAATGGCTATGGAACCACGCCAATAGCAGTTGCGCGCATCCAATGAACCTTCCCTCTCCTGCTCTTCGACATGCATTTAGGGACCTGAAGGTTTTGGCCAAAACTGCTGGGACTGGTGTAACCCCTCTGTCAAGCCTATCAAACAAATCTGAAACTGCCTCGTCCACATGGCCTAATGCTTTtgggaagacaaccaagccatAAACGCTCAATACAAAAATATCAacccttttcttttcatctgGATGTGCCAAGATTAAATCTCGCAAGTTCCTCCAAGGTATGCATTTACtgtcccccttttgcttaatccgGGCGGTgacccattgctcactcattccTGTGATGCACATTAATTTCTTCGAGAATGTCGGGACATTAGCTGATCTTGAATAGACCTTGTCAACTTGGATCCTTGGACAGCGTAGTAAGGTCGTATACTCctctatcgtaggcaccaaatctACTTTTCCCAACGTGAAACAACTATAGGCCGGATTCCAGTACTGCGCAAGGGCTCGAAATAAGCGTTTGTTTATTCTCATATCAagtaaataaggcaaatccccatagTTGCTGTAAAAGAGTTGCTTAATTTTGTTATCCCACTGATTCCATATTTCCTTCAACTCTTGCACACCATCTTGAGTCACACTAATGCTAGTGAAATCCAATAATTCAGACGTGTATCCTTCTGCGaggctatcacccttttcttgctgaACCTTTTCGGACCAAACTTGGACTGccgcattgtcttccactttaccAAGAAACTCTCTTTCCATATTGAGCTCTTCTATTTAGATCTCGAATATCAACCAACACCTCTTTagaaatgaaatgtcatgcaATCCAAGACAAAGCCAAAATAGAATAAGTTAGTATCGCATATCAAGCTAATTTCATAAcatgaaaaagaataaatagtCTATTCAGGTGGCTACTAGGGTTTGGTGCGGTTCTACCTAGGGGAAGCTCTCAAGGCTCGTTATATGaggttcggttctaaagtaagggtacctgaaccggcagattcctcgatcctcacccattataggttcattcggaccgagttcagttcaggggaacaCATTTCCTTATGactacacggagatgaaaatctcacgaagacataagtacggatgtatcccggaagtgatccactatcctacacggaggtgaaaacctcacgaaggactagtttctt from Gossypium raimondii isolate GPD5lz chromosome 1, ASM2569854v1, whole genome shotgun sequence harbors:
- the LOC105786747 gene encoding uncharacterized protein LOC105786747 produces the protein MTTPEYYRWWSKRINDNIPKLREDCVQSLEEYLQVVPSELEIIKQDFEKRSSEWGKKIEQLEEENMRLGLDVDVHKLEAEKLRKGKNKAEEDFDSVKTDYKKLRLSMRTADLKARVAELEKSLNLYRGRNSTIKLRASLNKIEELKGKIEELEDALYNSELRVELLERHNEQYQEQFHPAQNQIRDRDYIMGQVITQVREVADHPQTLAVQGDVLSLSYELESSRGRELAQLLRSVKTLSIRAKPYM
- the LOC128039659 gene encoding uncharacterized protein LOC128039659, which produces MEREFLGKVEDNAAVQVWSEKVQQEKGDSLAEGYTSELLDFTSISVTQDGVQELKEIWNQWDNKIKQLFYSNYGDLPYLLDMRINKRLFRALAQYWNPAYSCFTLGKVDLVPTIEEYTTLLRCPRIQVDKVYSRSANVPTFSKKLMCITGMSEQWVTARIKQKGDSKCIPWRNLRDLILAHPDEKKRVDIFVLSVYGLVVFPKALGHVDEAVSDLFDRLDRGVTPVPAVLAKTFRSLNACRRAGEGRFIGCAQLLLAWFHSHFWKVEKVSYRVFSESYSPLKELVATPRRDDITEEKWMAILQNLQEDDVEWKAPWMVPDEILYRCGDFNWVPLLGIWGVVRYTPLLVLRQYR